Proteins from a single region of Salvelinus sp. IW2-2015 linkage group LG4p, ASM291031v2, whole genome shotgun sequence:
- the LOC111960731 gene encoding FMR1-interacting protein NUFIP2, with translation MDDRHDGRVSEGCLKHVDESRPGPRNAWVEDDQHQYEEAQTEKTGNGKINGTPVEREDTPSTPIPVAALHYSSSRQLETSNLKPKPPGKLLAIHTKGSSNSHFKNSMNCKNDTPSELKTCDSKSKSIALPNGVVLLNPGLYANGYPSKPGPDSGGRGSESGYITPKKRWAQRSAMAEESVTAGQEKAVLQAVMVPNKHEMEPHTPEAAKTAAGSLSPTSIKGVPPVDQAGELQCRTSEEKAAAGSVKKLEDRLGKAKLTSKKEDSWTLFKPPPVFPVDNSSAKTVPKISYASKVKENLNKAAVQATGDSLPPQSQVPTRLSQVPMSAVKTITSPSFTNGPLSGEGDSCPLPVPLFTSTVCTAPMPVSSACKWENEASLSSNGTDMSGTPSMTTRELRKASLLVHPLGTSNMQPALFSACQVDSPAAKTNPKTLVDIFQNQWGLSFINEPSGGPGVGQPVVGQPARKGQIVEITFQGGGPAALPLQVSATSTLRPDKPLFPKVYEQDRLTISQAPSSVGKSGPDAGLGGQAPGPYPLRGEAGSRGAIMSSAFKHPGTELPLASPAQPVSVLAKEPSHPKGCDPGSCWGAFDLKAAVIYHTKEIEYIQNLQKQDSKGVVFYDQSKDGPVQLSHD, from the exons GTAATGGAAAAATAAATGGAACCCCAGTGGAGCGAGAGGACACCCCTTCTACCCCTATTCCTGTGGCTGCCCTTCATTACTCGAGCAGCAGGCAACTTGAAACTTCTAACTTGAAACCAAAACCTCCTGGGAAGCTCCTCGCCATTCACACAAAAGGCAGTAGCAATAGCCATTTTAAGAACAGTATGAACTGCAAAAATGACACGCCTTCAGAGTTGAAAACATGTGATAGCAAGAGCAAGTCCATTGCTTTACCAAATGGCGTTGTGCTCCTCAACCCTGGTCTGTATGCTAACGGCTACCCCAGCAAGCCTGGACCAGACAGTGGTGGCAGGGGTTCTGAGAGTGGATACATCACTCCCAAGAAACGCTGGGCTCAGCGGAGTGCAATGGCTGAGGAGAGTGTGACTGCTGGGCAGGAGAAGGCTGTTCTACAGGCAGTTATGGTCCCTAACAAACACGAGATGGAGCCTCACACTCCAGAGGCTGCAAAAACAGCTGCaggctctctgtctcccaccTCCATCAAAGGTGTCCCACCTGTGGATCAGGCTGGTGAACTACAGTGTAGGACTTCTGAGGAAAAGGCTGCAGCAGGCTCTGTTAAAAAGCTCGAAGACAGGCTGGGCAAAGCCAAGCTTACCTCCAAAAAAGAGGATTCATGGACCCTCTTTAAACCACCCCCTGTCTTTCCTGTGGACAATAGTAGTGCCAAGACGGTGCCCAAGATTAGTTATGCAAGTAAAGTGAAAGAGAATCTAAACAAAGCAGCAGTCCAAGCTACAGGTGACTCCTTACCTCCCCAATCCCAGGTGCCCACCAGACTCTCCCAAGTCCCCATGTCTGCTGTCAAAACCATCACCTCCCCTAGCTTCACCAATGGACCCCTATCTGGAGAGGGGGATAGCTGCCCTCTCCCTGTGCCCCTTTTTACCTCTACTGTTTGCACTGCCCCAATGCCTGTCTCCTCTGCCTGTAAGTGGGAAAACGAAGCATCCTTGTCCAGCAACGGTACTGATATGTCAGGCACCCCCTCCATGACTACTAGAGAACTGAGAAAGGCCAGTCTCCTTGTTCATCCCCTGGGCACTTCAAATATGCAACCGGCCCTCTTCAGCGCCTGCCAAGTGGACTCACCTGCCGCTAAGACAAATCCCaaaactctggtggacattttccAGAACCAGTGGGGACTGTCGTTCATCAACGAGCCCAGTGGAGGGCCTGGGGTGGGGCAGCCAGTAGTGGGGCAGCCAGCCCGGAAAGGCCAGATCGTGGAGATCACCTTTCAGGGAGGCGGCCCTGCAGCTTTGcctctacaagtctctgctaccTCCACTCTGAGACCCGATAAACCCCTCTTCCCAAAGGTGTACGAGCAGGACAGACTTACTATCTCCCAAGCCCCTAGCAGTGTTGGGAAATCAGGCCCTGATGCTGGGCTGGGAGGCCAAGCCCCTGGCCCATACCCTCTGAGGGGTGAGGCTGGGAGTAGAGGTGCCATAATGTCCTCTGCTTTTAAGCACCCTGGTACTGAGCTGCCTCTTGCCTCCCCTGCTCAACCTGTGTCTGTTCTGGCCAAGGAGCCCAGCCACCCCAAGGGTTGCGACCCAGGATCTTGCTGGGGGGCGTTCGATCTAAAAGCTGCTGTTATTTATCACACTAAAG AAATTGAATATATTCAGAATTTACAAAAACAAG ATTCAAAAGGAGTTGTGTTCTATGATCAGTCCAAGGATGGGCCTGTTCAGTTAAGTCATGACTGA